One genomic region from Plasmodium chabaudi chabaudi strain AS genome assembly, chromosome: 7 encodes:
- a CDS encoding CIR protein gives MDSKKMCEFLIKADKYFAGNKVDIKEINKNKSIKSYCHNSDCKTNEDSINALAAYIIMIFKRSIKTNEYSHYDECLLMWLSDKLYKMHLKSIGQKDTAEYMDGTTLNQAYDNYLKNYKVGLGYWDLLDMIMGLKEANLKYMAEFYKLLNNICKIITDYNDNGSESTKLSKYSENCLNQYRTLYINIYECKSYLHLLNKLKGIYDDFRNSAINKNNSNNNLATNLQKLTKPDGEEMNAVRSFISYKFNKKICNSLHKKTTTQKPTNPPGLSSSSKEVPPPQHLNQLKDSQEKRSPEESHKSEKISQSEPNDSDIDQEGSKSEIMCTGVEKGNINGEGKESEAPSGEKCSQVSIGDGGNGESADPNIGKESLEGGSDDSSGGTEDIDKRGLNTDGGQDGSDSVSIEKETQSTLGDPFNTGPLILSVLFQGTGILNDAITSFGTIKKRITECIDTIKKLHSTSLTNLEDNYNKYSSFLKEIINNIITDSKQVNPSGGSGDSKSGSGGEKDDQLPSPKDSHQTLSDTPQLPQEPSGKESSDQTNQGEHEKPVEDHVIKSENPGSDVKGNGTIGIGDIFIFKEYKKIVIPIIVIIISITLAIMYKYLVFDRRKKLKRKKMKKVTDLFGVNKTT, from the exons ATGGACTCCAAAAAAATG TGTGAATTTCTTATTAAAGctgataaatattttgctGGTAATAAGGTCGATATAAAggaaattaacaaaaacaaaagcATCAAATCATATTGCCATAATAGTGATtgtaaaacaaatgaagaTAGTATTAATGCTTTGGccgcatatataattatgatattCAAACGatcaataaaaacaaatgagtATAGTCATTATGATGAATGCTTATTGATGTGGCTAAgtgataaattatataagatGCACCTCAAAAGCATAGGCCAAAAGGATACAGCAGAATATATGGATGGTACTACTTTAAATCAGGCTtatgataattatttaaagaatTATAAAGTAGGATTGGGTTATTGGGATCTTTTGGATATGATAATGGGTTTGAAAGAAGCTAATCTTAAGTATATGGCcgaattttataaattacttaataatatatgtaaaataattacaGATTATAATGATAACGGTTCCGAAAGTACGAAACTTTCTAAATATTCTGAAAATTGCCTTAATCAATATAGAACcctttatataaacatttatgAATGCAAATCATATCTTCATTTattgaataaattaaaaggtATATATGATGATTTTAGAAATTCTgctattaataaaaataattcaaacaATAATTTAGCAACTAATCTTCAAAAACTTACAAAACCAGATGGAGAAGAGATGAACGCGGTGAGAAgttttatatcatataaattcaataaaaaaatatgtaattcCCTCCATAAAAAAACTACAACACAAAAACCAACGAACCCACCAGGATTATCATCTTCTTCAAAAGAAGTACCACCGCCACAGCATTTAAACCAACTAAAAGATAGTCAAGAGAAAAGGTCACCTGAAGAATCTCATAAATCAGAAAAAATTTCTCAAAGTGAACCAAATGATTCAGACATAGACCAAGAGGGCTCTAAAAGTGAGATAATGTGTACCGGGGttgaaaaaggaaatataaatggtGAAGGCAAAGAATCCGAAGCTCCAAGTGGTGAGAAATGCAGTCAAGTAAGTATAGGTGATGGAGGAAATGGTGAATCGGCTGATCCAAATATTGGAAAAGAAAGCTTAGAAGGTGGATCAGATGATTCAAGTGGTGGGACAGAAGATATAGATAAGAGGGGATTAAATACAGATGGTGGACAAGATGGCTCAGATAGTGTTTCAATAGAAAAAGAAACTCAAAGTACGCTAGGGGATCCTTTTAATACTGGACCTTTAATTTTAAGTGTCTTATTTCAAGGCACGGGGATATTAAATGATGCAATTACTTCGTTTGGAACGATTAAGAAAAGAATTACAGAGTGCATAGATACTATTAAGAAATTACATAGTACATCTTTGACTAATTTAGAAGATAActacaataaatatagtagttttttaaaagaaattattaataatataattaccGATTCTAAACAAGTAAATCCCTCTGGTGGTTCAGGTGATAGTAAATCTGGATCAGGCGGAGAAAAGGATGACCAATTACCATCCCCAAAAGATTCACATCAAACTTTATCAGATACACCACAATTGCCTCAGGAACCATCTGGAAAAGAAAGTTCGGATCAAACTAATCAAGGAGAACATGAAAAACCGGTTGAAGATCATGTGATTAAATCAGAAAATCCTGGAAGTGATGTAAAAGGAAATGGAACAATAGGAATAggtgatatatttatattcaaagaatacaaaaaaattgtaattccaattatagttattataatatccATTACTTTAGCTATTATGTACAAg TATTTGGTATTTGACCGGAgaaagaaattaaaaagaaaaaaaatgaaaaaagttACAGATTTGTTTGGTGTAAATAAAACGACATGA
- a CDS encoding CIR protein: MTNTSDNLKDVYRKFATIDDYFYVTDDGQVRVDTQHKSIIQYCNYKNNSVTYDCNDYFQLVSCGFIYLLKTLKDNYKLEDDKLAEYVILWLSYKLNRHSKCSGTNLNDFYTNHIEKNEYYNKKIKDDDTTTYKDIIDKKKDLMDIKEISKFSSLFSILFYLYNVFHDKSLNCQQNLNLAKNFADIFEDLIKDTNNKEKSLYTQILSTLSDDYKNFIKIYHNKDKSCNFQTLPELTPQKISVENSEATTSSSSILNTVIPVLSTFSVISLFLGVSYKYSLFGFGKRSQKRYLRENIKK, from the exons ATGACAAACACAAGTGATAATCTTAAGGATGTg tATAGAAAATTTGCTACGATCGATgactatttttatgtgaCGGATGATGGTCAAGTTAGAGTTGATACACAACACAAATCAATCATCCAATATTGTAATTACAAGAATAACTCGGTAACTTATGATTGTaatgattattttcaattggTTAGTTGtggttttatttatttgctaAAAACGTTAAAGGACAACTATAAATTAGAAGATGATAAACTTGCCGAATACGTTATTTTATGGTTAAGTTATAAACTAAATCGACATTCAAAATGTAGTGGCACcaatttaaatgatttttatactaatcatatagaaaaaaatgagtattataataagaaaataaaagatgatGATACTACGACTTATAAGGATAttatagataaaaaaaaagatttgATGGatattaaagaaatatcTAAATTTAGTAGTCTATttagtatattattttatttgtataatgTATTTCATGATAAAAGTTTGAATTGCCAACAAAATTTGAATTTAGCTAAAAATTTTGCTGATATATTCGAAGACCTCATTAAAGatactaataataaagaaaagagTCTATATACTCAAATATTATCTACATTATCAgatgattataaaaattttataaaaatatatcataataaagataaatcTTGCAATTTTCAAACTCTTCCAGAATTAACCCCCCAAAAAATTTCTGTAGAAAATTCTGAAGCTACAACATCAAGTTCATCGATATTAAACACAGTAATTCCAGTTTTATCGACATTTTCTGTAATATCACTTTTCTTGGGAGTTTCTTATAAG tattcattatttggatTTGGTAAACGCTCTCAAAAACGATATTTaagagaaaatataaaaaaataa